From Methanoculleus oceani, a single genomic window includes:
- a CDS encoding cache domain-containing protein: MKRCYLVGMVFLLVFAAGCSVPVEQEAVEENMTTRDLAGFVREAATYAKTAGEDAALAEFNNGAGRFSRGALYVYAYDYNGTLLAHPYEKDAVRTNRENWTDVRGLPAIRIGAHTAADGGGYIAYLYPAPENGSIDESAKGTYVPKIGYVAPAGETWWVASGVYLSEAAGPGREPYPEPVSAMIDLVERGAAYGREQGAEAAFSEISNASGMFVDPAGHYLYAYDYNGTLLAHPHLQASIGTSLIEREDPFGMKNIRALRDTAESGGGFIVFVWPNPEQENREELKIGYVLPGDETWWVGSGVYLSEITGEDASFPSPAP; this comes from the coding sequence ATGAAAAGATGCTACCTCGTCGGCATGGTCTTTCTGCTGGTTTTCGCGGCCGGATGCAGCGTCCCTGTCGAACAGGAGGCCGTGGAGGAGAATATGACCACGAGAGACCTCGCGGGTTTCGTCCGGGAGGCCGCCACCTACGCAAAGACAGCCGGAGAAGACGCAGCACTCGCCGAATTCAACAACGGGGCGGGCAGGTTCTCGCGGGGAGCCCTGTACGTATACGCCTACGATTACAACGGGACGCTTCTTGCGCACCCCTACGAGAAGGATGCGGTCAGAACGAACCGGGAGAACTGGACCGACGTCCGGGGGCTGCCGGCGATCCGCATCGGTGCGCATACGGCGGCAGACGGCGGCGGGTACATCGCTTACCTCTATCCGGCGCCGGAAAACGGGTCGATCGACGAGTCGGCAAAAGGCACCTACGTCCCGAAGATCGGCTACGTCGCCCCGGCCGGGGAGACGTGGTGGGTGGCTTCAGGCGTCTACCTCTCTGAGGCGGCCGGTCCCGGCCGGGAGCCGTACCCGGAGCCCGTATCGGCGATGATCGACCTCGTCGAGCGCGGTGCCGCCTACGGCCGCGAACAGGGGGCGGAAGCAGCATTTTCCGAGATCTCGAATGCGTCCGGGATGTTTGTCGATCCGGCAGGCCATTACCTCTACGCCTACGATTACAACGGGACGCTCCTTGCCCATCCCCACCTGCAGGCCTCGATAGGCACGAGCCTGATCGAGAGAGAGGACCCGTTCGGGATGAAGAACATCCGGGCGCTCCGGGATACGGCAGAGTCGGGCGGCGGGTTCATCGTCTTCGTCTGGCCGAACCCGGAGCAGGAAAACCGTGAGGAGCTGAAGATCGGGTACGTCCTCCCGGGCGACGAGACGTGGTGGGTCGGGTCCGGCGTCTACTTAAGCGAGATCACCGGCGAGGATGCGTCATTCCCCTCCCCGGCTCCCTGA
- a CDS encoding YybH family protein produces MVADEVRKIIDANNKQFSEGFLKGDASITASIYAGDAVVFPPDAPMIQGRGAIEEFWRTVMASGVKGAELTTLELSGDGDYLHEKGTGILRVHPPGETPAEQRIKFVVVWKHTADGWKNLWDIWNASP; encoded by the coding sequence ATGGTTGCCGACGAAGTAAGGAAGATCATCGATGCGAATAACAAACAATTCTCCGAAGGGTTCCTGAAGGGTGATGCCTCAATAACAGCATCTATCTATGCCGGGGATGCCGTCGTCTTCCCCCCGGATGCTCCCATGATCCAGGGGAGGGGAGCGATCGAGGAGTTCTGGCGAACGGTCATGGCTTCGGGCGTGAAGGGGGCGGAATTGACCACGCTCGAACTCTCCGGGGATGGCGATTACCTGCACGAGAAGGGAACGGGCATTCTCAGGGTCCATCCTCCGGGTGAAACGCCTGCCGAGCAGAGGATCAAGTTCGTTGTCGTGTGGAAGCACACGGCGGACGGCTGGAAGAACCTGTGGGATATCTGGAACGCTTCTCCCTGA